Below is a genomic region from Cetobacterium sp. ZOR0034.
TTGCCATTTAAAAAACCTCCTAATATATCTGAATTTTTTTAATTTTTTCAATTTATTTTTTACAAACTTTAACCATTGAGGGTCTGATAACTTTACCCTTCATTTTATAACCTTTTTGGAATTCGGCGATTATTTCATCGTTAGCATGATCCGCTGAATCTTCTACAGCTACTGCCATGTGTAGATGAGGATCGAAAGATGCTTTATCAGTTTCGATTGCTTCTACACCTTCACTAGCAACAGTACTTTTCATTTGAGAAAGAGTTAATTCAACTCCTTTAACTAATGAATCGAAATCTTTTGATTCAGAAGAAGCTGCAATAGCTCTTTCTAAGTTATCAACTATATCTAAAACTTTTACAACAATCTTTTCAGAAGCAAAAGCTTTTAAATCTTCAAACTCTTTTTCTTTTCTTTTTGTGAAGTTTTGGAATTCAGCTTGTTTTCTTAAGTAAGAGTTTTTCCAATCTTCAAGTTCTGTTTTTAATGTTTCCATTTCAGTGTTTTGAGAAGTAGATTCAGTTGTGTTTTCAGCTGTTTCTACTGTTTCTTCAATTATTTCATCTTTTATATCTTTATCTGTCATTATAATCTCCTTCGTTACTTATTTCTTTGATAACTTTGTTAACTTCTTTAGTGACATGTTGAATAAGTCCCATTGTTTTTGAGTAAGACATACGTTTAGGGCCCATAACTCCAATAACTCCAGGAGAGTTATCCATATTATAAACTGAATAAACAAAGCTATAATCTTCTAAACCTTTTACAGCGAGTTCTTCACCGAAGATGACATTGACTTCTCCTTCTTTAAATGGTTTTAAACTTATTGCTTCTTCGAAAAGTTCTTTGATT
It encodes:
- the grpE gene encoding nucleotide exchange factor GrpE; protein product: MTDKDIKDEIIEETVETAENTTESTSQNTEMETLKTELEDWKNSYLRKQAEFQNFTKRKEKEFEDLKAFASEKIVVKVLDIVDNLERAIAASSESKDFDSLVKGVELTLSQMKSTVASEGVEAIETDKASFDPHLHMAVAVEDSADHANDEIIAEFQKGYKMKGKVIRPSMVKVCKK